Proteins encoded by one window of Mustela erminea isolate mMusErm1 chromosome 5, mMusErm1.Pri, whole genome shotgun sequence:
- the MYH6 gene encoding myosin-6: MTDAQMADFGAAAQYLRKSEKERLEAQTRPFDIRTECFVPDDKEEFVKAKILSREGGKVTAETENGKTVTLKEDQVLQQNPPKFDKIEDMAMLTFLHEPAVLFNLKERYAAWMIYTYSGLFCVTVNPYKWLPVYNAEVVAAYRGKKRSEAPPHIFSISDNAYQYMLTDRENQSILITGESGAGKTVNTKRVIQYFASIAAIGDRGKKDNANANKGTLEDQIIQANPALEAFGNAKTVRNDNSSRFGKFIRIHFGATGKLASADIETYLLEKSRVIFQLKAERNYHIFYQILSNKKPELLDMLLVTNNPYDYAFVSQGEVSVASIDDSEELMATDSAFDVLGFTSEEKAGVYKLTGAIMHYGNMKFKQKQREEQAEPDGTEDADKSAYLMGLNSADLLKGLCHPRVKVGNEYVTKGQSVQQVYYSIGALAKAVYEKMFNWMVTRINATLETKQPRQYFIGVLDIAGFEIFDFNSFEQLCINFTNEKLQQFFNHHMFVLEQEEYKKEGIEWEFIDFGMDLQACIDLIEKPMGIMSILEEECMFPKATDMTFKAKLYDNHLGKSNNFQKPRNVKGKQEAHFSLVHYAGTVDYNILGWLEKNKDPLNETVVGLYQKSSLKLMATLFSSYASADVGDSGKGKGGKKKGSSFQTVSALHRENLNKLMTNLKTTHPHFVRCIIPNERKAPGVMDNPLVMHQLRCNGVLEGIRICRKGFPNRILYGDFRQRYRILNPTAIPEGQFIDSRKGAEKLLGSLDIDHNQYKFGHTKVFFKAGLLGLLEEMRDERLSRIITRIQAQARGLLMRIEFKKIVERRDALLVIQWNIRAFMGVKNWPWMKLYFKIKPLLKSAETEKEMANMKEEFGRIKEALEKSEARRKEVEEKMVSLLQEKNDLQLQVQAEQDNLNDAEERCDQLIKNKIQLEAKVKEMTERLEDEEEMNAELTAKKRKLEDECSELKKDIDDLELTLAKVEKEKHATENKVKNLTEEMAGLDEIIAKLTKEKKALQEAHQQALDDLQAEEDKVNTLTKSKVKLEQQVDDLEGSLEQEKKVRMDLERAKRKLEGDLKLTQESIMDLENDKLQLEEKIKKKEFDINQQNSKIEDEQALALQLQKKLKENQARIEELEEELEAERTARAKVEKLRSDLSRELEEISERLEEAGGATSVQIEMNKKREAEFQKMRRDLEEATLQHEATAAALRKKHADSVAELSEQIDNLQRVKQKLEKEKSEFKLELDDVTSNMEQIIKAKANLEKMSRTLEDQANEYRAKLEETQRSLNDLTTQRAKLQTENGELSRQLDEKEALISQMTRGKLSYTQQLEDLKRQLEEEGKAKNALAHALQSARHDCDLLREQYEEETEAKAELQRVLSKANSEVAQWRTKYETDAIQRTEELEEAKKKLAQRLQEAEEAVEAVNAKCSSLEKTKHRLQNEIEDLMVDVERSNAAAAALDKKQRNFDKILAEWKQKYEESQSELESSQKEARSLSTELFKLKNAYEESLEHLETFKRENKNLQEEISDLTEQLGEGGKNAHELEKVRKQLEAEKLELQSALEEAEASLEHEEGKILRAQLEFNQIKAEIERKLAEKDEEMEQAKRNHLRVVDSLQTSLDAETRSRNEALRVKKKMEGDLNEMEIQLSQANRTASESQKHLKIAQAHLKDTQIQLDDALHANDDLKENIAIVERRNNLLQAELEELRAVVEQTERSRKLAEQELIETSERVQLLHSQNTSLINQKKKMESDLTQLQSEVEEAVQECRNAEEKAKKAITDAAMMAEELKKEQDTSAHLERMKKNMEQTIKDLQHRLDEAEQIALKGGKKQLQKLEARVRELENELEAEQKRNAESIKGMRKSERRIKELTYQTEEDKKNLLRLQDLVDKLQLKVKAYKRQAEEAEEQANTNLSKFRKVQHELDEAEERADIAESQVNKLRAKSRDIGAKQKLLEEE; the protein is encoded by the exons ATGACCGATGCCCAGATGGCCGATTTTGGGGCGGCAGCCCAGTACCTCCGCAAGTCAGAGAAGGAACGTCTGGAGGCCCAGACTAGACCCTTTGACATCCGCACTGAGTGCTTCGTACCCGATGACAAGGAGGAGTTTGTGAAGGCCAAGATCTTGTCCCGGGAGGGAGGCAAGGTCACTGCTGAGACAGAGAATGGCAAG ACTGTAACCTTGAAGGAGGACCAGGTGTTGCAGCAGAACCCGCCCAAGTTTGACAAGATCGAGGACATGGCCATGCTGACCTTCCTGCACGAGCCTGCTGTGCTCTTCAACCTCAAGGAGCGCTATGCAGCCTGGATGATCTAT aCCTACTCGGGCCTCTTCTGCGTCACCGTCAATCCCTACAAGTGGCTGCCGGTGTACAACGCCGAGGTGGTGGCCGCCTACCGGGGCAAGAAGAGGAGCGAGGCGCCGCCCCACATCTTCTCCATCTCTGACAACGCCTATCAGTACATGCTGACAG atCGGGAGAACCAGTCCATCCTCATCAC TGGAGAATCCGGTGCAGGGAAGACTGTGAACACAAAACGTGTCATCCAGTACTTTGCCAGCATTGCGGCCATAGGTGACCGTGGCAAGAAGGACAATGCCAATGCAAACAAG GGCACCCTGGAGGACCAGATCATCCAGGCCAACCCCGCCCTGGAGGCCTTTGGCAACGCCAAGACCGTCCGGAATGACAACTCCTCCCGCTTT GGGAAATTCATCAGGATCCACTTTGGAGCCACTGGAAAGTTGGCTTCTGCAGACATAGAGACCT ATCTCCTGGAGAAGTCCCGGGTGATCTTCCAGCTGAAGGCTGAGAGGAACTACCACATCTTCTACCAGATCCTGTCCAACAAGAAGCCAGAGCTTCTGG ACATGCTGCTGGTCACCAACAACCCCTACGACTACGCCTTCGTGTCTCAGGGAGAGGTGTCTGTGGCCTCCATCGATGACTCCGAGGAGCTCATGGCCACAGAT AGCGCCTTCGACGTGTTGGGCTTTACTTCCGAGGAGAAAGCTGGAGTCTACAAGCTAACAGGCGCCATCATGCACTACGGGAATATGAAGTTCAAGCAGAAGCAGCGGGAAGAGCAAGCTGAGCCGGATGGCACCGAAG atGCCGACAAGTCCGCCTACCTCATGGGGCTGAACTCAGCCGATCTGCTCAAGGGGCTGTGCCACCCTCGGGTGAAAGTGGGCAACGAGTACGTCACCAAGGGGCAGAGCGTCCAGCAGGTGTACTACTCCATTGGGGCCCTGGCCAAGGCCGTGTACGAGAAGATGTTCAACTGGATGGTGACGAGAATCAACGCCACCCTGGAGACCAAGCAGCCACGCCAGTACTTCATAGGGGTCTTGGACATCGCCGGCTTCGAGATCTTCGAT tTCAACAGCTTTGAGCAGCTGTGTATCAACTTCACCAACGAGAAGCTGCAGCAATTCTTCAACCACCACATGTTCGTGCTGGAGCAAGAGGAGTACAAGAAGGAGGGCATCGAGTGGGAGTTCATTGACTTTGGCATGGACCTGCAGGCCTGCATCGACCTCATTGAGAAG CCCATGGGCATCATGTCCATCCTGGAGGAGGAGTGCATGTTCCCCAAGGCCACTGACATGACCTTCAAGGCCAAGCTCTATGACAACCACTTGGGCAAGTCCAACAATTTCCAGAAGCCACGCAATGTCAAGGGGAagcaggaagcccacttctccctggTCCACTATGCCGGCACTGTGGACTACAACATCCTGGGCTGGCTGGAGAAGAACAAAGACCCGCTCAACGAGACGGTGGTGGGCTTGTACCAGAAGTCCTCCCTCAAGCTCATGGCCACCCTCTTCTCCTCCTATGCTTCTGCTGATGTCG GGGACAGCGGTAAaggcaaaggaggcaagaaaaagGGCTCATCCTTTCAGACAGTGTCGGCCCTCCACCGG GAGAATCTGAATAAGCTCATGACCAACCTGAAGACCACCCACCCTCACTTTGTGCGCTGCATCATCCCCAATGAACGGAAGGCTCCAG GGGTGATGGACAACCCCCTGGTCATGCACCAGCTGCGCTGCAACGGTGTGCTGGAGGGCATCCGCATCTGCAGGAAGGGCTTCCCCAACCGTATCCTCTACGGGGACTTCCGGCAGAG GTACCGCATCCTGAACCCGACAGCCATCCCCGAGGGCCAGTTCATTGAcagcaggaaaggggcagagaagcTGTTGGGCTCCCTGGACATTGACCACAACCAGTACAAGTTTGGCCACACCAag GTGTTCTTCAAGGctgggctgctggggctgctggaggagatGCGGGATGAGAGGCTGAGCCGCATCATCACCCGCATCCAGGCACAAGCCCGGGGCCTGCTCATGCGCATTGAGTTCAAGAAGATCGTGGAGCGCAG GGATGCCCTGCTGGTCATCCAGTGGAACATCCGGGCCTTCATGGGGGTCAAGAACTGGCCCTGGATGAAGCTGTACTTCAAGATCAAGCCGCTGCTCAAGagtgcagagacagagaaggagatggCCAACATGAAGGAGGAGTTTGGGCGCATCAAGGAGGCGCTGGAGAAGTCAGAGGCTCGCCgcaaggaggtggaggagaagatGGTGTCCCTGCTGCAGGAGAAGAATGACCTCCAGCTCCAAGTGCAGGCG GAACAAGATAACCTCAACGATGCAGAGGAGCGCTGTGACCAGCTGATCAAGAACAAGATCCAGCTGGAGGCCAAGGTGAAGGAGATGACTGAGAGgctggaggatgaggaggagatGAATGCGGAGCTCACTGCCAAGAAGCGCAAGCTGGAAGACGAGTGCTCTGAGCTCAAGAAGGACATTGATGACCTGGAGCTGACGCTGGCcaaggtggagaaggagaagcatgcAACAGAGAACAAG GTGAAGAACCTGACAGAGGAGATGGCTGGGCTAGATGAGATCATTGCCAAGCTGACCAAGGAGAAGAAGGCTCTGCAAGAGGCCCACCAGCAGGCCCTAGATGACCTTCAGGCTGAGGAGGACAAGGTCAACACACTGACTAAGTCTAAGGTCAAGCTGGAGCAGCAGGTGGATGAT CTGGAGGGATCCCTGGAGCAGGAGAAGAAGGTCCGCATGGACCTGGAGCGAGCAAAGCGAAAGCTGGAGGGTGACCTGAAGCTGACCCAGGAGAGCATCATGGACCTAGAGAATGACAAGCTGCAGCTGGAAGAAAAGATCAAGAA GAAAGAATTTGACATTAATCAACAGAACAGTAAGATTGAAGACGAGCAGGCACTGGCCCTTCAGCTGCAGAAGAAACTGAAGGAGAATCAG GCTCGCAtcgaggagctggaggaggagctggaggccgAGCGCACGGCCAGGGCCAAGGTGGAGAAGCTGCGCTCAGACCTGTCCCGGGAGCTGGAGGAGATCAGCGAGCGGCTGGAGGAGGCCGGCGGGGCCACATCCGTGCAGATCGAGATGAACAAGAAGCGTGAGGCCGAGTTCCAGAAGATGAGGCGGGACCTGGAGGAGGCCACGCTGCAGCACGAGGCCACGGCGGCGGCCCTGCGCAAGAAGCACGCAGACAGCGTGGCCGAGCTGAGCGAGCAGATCGACAACCTGCAGCGCGTGAagcagaagctggagaaggagaagagcgAGTTCAAGCTGGAGCTGGACGACGTCACCTCCAACATGGAGCAGATCATCAAGGCCAAG GCAAACCTGGAGAAGATGTCCCGGACCCTGGAGGACCAGGCCAATGAGTACCGAGCAAAGCTGGAAGAGACCCAACGCTCCCTCAATGACCTCACCACCCAGCGAGCCAAACTGCAGACAGAGAATG GTGAGCTGTCCCGGCAGCTGGATGAGAAGGAGGCACTGATCTCCCAGATGACTCGAGGCAAGCTCTCCTACACCCAGCAACTAGAGGACCTCAagaggcagctggaggaggagggcaaG GCGAAGAACGCACTGGCCCACGCGCTCCAGTCTGCCCGGCATGACTGTGACCTGCTGCGCGAGCAGTAcgaggaggagacagaggccaAGGCCGAGCTGCAGCGTGTCCTGTCCAAGGCCAACTCAGAGGTGGCGCAGTGGAGGACCAAGTACGAGACAGACGCCATCCAGAGGAccgaggagctggaggaggccaA GAAGAAGCTGGCTCAGAGGCTGCAGGAAGCTGAGGAGGCTGTGGAGGCCGTCAACGCCAAGTGCTCTTCGCTGGAGAAGACCAAGCACCGGCTGCAGAATGAGATCGAGGACCTGATGGTGGACGTGGAGCGCTCCAACGCAGCCGCCGCGGCCCTGGACAAGAAGCAGAGGAACTTTGACAAG ATCCTGGCCGAGTGGAAGCAGAAGTATGAGGAGTCCCAGTCCGAGCTGGAGTCCTCGCAGAAGGAGGCACGCTCCCTCAGCACAGAGCTCTTCAAGCTCAAGAACGCCTACGAGGAGTCCCTGGAGCATCTGGAGACCTTCAAGCGGGAGAACAAGAACCTCCAGG aggagaTCTCCGACCTGACCGAGCAgctgggagaaggagggaagaatgcTCACGAGCTGGAGAAAGTTCGCAAGCAGCTGGAGGCTGAGAAGCTAGAGCTGCAGTCAgccctggaggaggctgag gcCTCCCTGGAGCATGAGGAGGGCAAGATCCTGCGGGCACAGCTGGAGTTCAACCAGATCAAGGCAGAGATCGAGCGGAAGCTGGCGGAGAAGGACGAGGAGATGGAGCAGGCCAAGCGCAACCACCTGCGCGTCGTGGACTCGCTGCAGACGTCCCTGGACGCCGAGACGCGCAGCCGCAATGAGGCCCTGCGGGTCAAAAAGAAGATGGAGGGCGACCTCAACGAGATGGAGATCCAGCTCAGCCAGGCCAACAGAACAGCCTCCGAGTCCCAGAAGCACCTGAAGATTGCCCAAGCCCATCTGAAG gacacCCAGATCCAGCTGGATGATGCGCTCCACGCCAACGATGACCTGAAGGAGAACATCGCCATCGTGGAGCGGCGTAACAACCTGCTGCAGGCCGAGCTGGAGGAGCTGCGGGCCGTGGTGGAGCAGACCGAGCGCTCTCGGAAGCTGGCAGAGCAGGAGCTCATCGAGACCAGCGAGCGGGTGCAGCTGCTGCACTCCCAG AACACCAGTCTcatcaatcaaaagaaaaagatggagtcAGACCTGACCCAGCTCCAATCAGAAGTAGAAGAGGCGGTGCAGGAGTGCAGGAACGCCGAGGAGAAGGCCAAGAAGGCCATCACCGAT gctgCCATGATGGCCGAGGAGCTGAAGAAGGAGCAGGACACCAGCGCCCACCTGGAGCGCATGAAGAAGAACATGGAGCAGACCATCAAGGACCTGCAGCACCGGCTGGATGAGGCTGAGCAGATCGCCCTCAAGGGCGGCAAGAAGCAGCTGCAGAAGCTGGAGGCCCGGGTGCGGGAGCTGGAGAACGAGCTGGAGGCTGAGCAGAAGCGCAATGCGGAGTCGATCAAGGGCATGAGGAAGAGTGAGCGTCGCATCAAGGAGCTCACCTACCAG ACGGAGGAGGACAAGAAGAACCTGCTGCGGCTGCAGGACCTGGTGGACAAGCTGCAGCTGAAGGTCAAGGCCTACAAGCGCCAGGCCGAGGAGGCG GAGGAGCAGGCCAACACCAACCTGTCCAAGTTTCGCAAGGTACAGCACGAACTGGATGAGGCCGAGGAGCGGGCGGACATCGCTGAGTCCCAGGTCAACAAGCTGCGGGCCAAGAGCCGCGACATCGGCGCCAAG CAAAAACTGCTCGAAGAGGAGTGA